One window from the genome of Magnolia sinica isolate HGM2019 chromosome 4, MsV1, whole genome shotgun sequence encodes:
- the LOC131242584 gene encoding probable pectinesterase/pectinesterase inhibitor 51 translates to MQKRKPIKPISSLLPKLPFQNRLFLLSMASLISLAFLSLFLILPLSSATPHHYHKDPKQLPDARHSGKNPKQSPVSGSPEIQQACKATRFPDSCESGLSQADLPNPPKPIDIILASIKISTENLKTAQSMAKTILDSASGNPNMSNAAQNCLEVLGYSQYRISLSSASGILPRRAKDARAWMSAAVLYQYDCWSALKYVNTTQRVNDTMAFLDSLTKLTSNALSMIVSYDLFGDDTALWKPPMTERSGFWGSSNGDGVGSSFRGGFPSGLTADVSVCQSGEGCYRTVQSAVDAAPDILNGGRRFVIHIKEGVYDEIVRVPLQKRNVVFLGDGMGKTVITGKLSAQMVGVSTYNTATVGVNGDGFMARDLTIVNSAGPDAHQAVAFRSDSDLSILENCEFLGHQDTLYAHSLRQFYKSCRIAGTVDFIFGNSATILQDCQILVQPRQLSPEKGENNAVSAQGRTDPAQSTGFVFQNCVINGTDDYMTLYLKNPKAHKNYLGRPWKEYSRTVFIHCYLGALIRPEGWLPWSGDFALSTLFYGEFENVGPGANPSARVKWSNQIPGEHVSVYSLENFIQGDEWLPSAPPQ, encoded by the exons ATGCAGAAGAGAAAGCCTATAAAACCCATCTCCTCCCTTCTTCCGAAATTACCCTTCCAAAATCGCCTCTTTCTCCTCTCCATggcctctcttatctctctcgccttcctctctctcttcctcatcctCCCCCTCTCTTCCGCCACGCCTCACCATTACCACAAGGACCCAAAACAGCTACCGGACGCACGCCATTCCGGGAAAAACCCAAAACAGTCACCGGTTTCCGGCTCCCCAGAAATCCAACAGGCATGCAAAGCCACCCGATTCCCGGATTCCTGCGAAAGCGGTCTCTCCCAAGCCGATCTCCCAAACCCACCAAAACCCATCGATATAATCCTCGCATCCATCAAAATCTCCACCGAAAACCTCAAAACCGCCCAATCCATGGCCAAAACCATCCTCGATTCCGCCTCCGGCAATCCCAACATGTCCAACGCCGCGCAGAACTGCCTCGAGGTTCTGGGCTACTCCCAATACCGCATCTCCCTCTCGTCAGCGTCCGGGATCCTGCCACGCAGGGCCAAGGACGCAAGGGCCTGGATGAGCGCTGCCGTCCTCTACCAGTACGACTGCTGGTCTGCCCTTAAGTACGTGAACACGACTCAGCGAGTCAACGACACGATGGCGTTCCTCGACTCGCTGACCAAGCTGACCAGCAACGCCCTGAGCATGATCGTCTCCTACGATCTGTTCGGTGACGATACCGCTCTCTGGAAACCGCCCATGACCGAGAGATCTGGTTTCTGGGGGAGCAGCAACGGCGATGGGGTAGGTTCCAGTTTCAGGGGCGGTTTTCCGTCTGGTCTAACGGCGGACGTTTCGGTCTGCCAGTCGGGGGAGGGTTGCTATCGTACGGTGCAGAGTGCAGTGGACGCTGCACCAGATATCTTGAACGGTGGGCGCAGGTTTGTTATCCATATAAAGGAGGGGGTTTATGATGAGATCGTCAGGGTTCCGTTACAGAAGAGGAATGTGGTCTTTTTGGGAGATGGGATGGGTAAAACCGTCATTACCGGCAAGTTGAGTGCTCAGATGGTCGGCGTTTCAACCTACAACACCGCTACCGTAG GAGTCAATGGTGATGGATTCATGGCACGTGATCTGACGATCGTGAACTCAGCGGGCCCAGATGCCCACCAGGCCGTCGCATTCCGGTCCGACAGCGATCTTTCCATCCTGGAGAACTGTGAATTTTTAGGGCACCAAGACACTCTCTATGCCCACTCCCTCCGCCAGTTCTACAAGTCATGCCGCATCGCCGGCACTGTCGATTTCATCTTCGGCAACTCGGCCACCATTCTCCAGGACTGTCAGATCCTTGTCCAGCCCCGACAGCTCTCGCCAGAGAAAGGCGAGAACAATGCCGTGTCTGCTCAAGGCCGCACCGACCCTGCGCAATCTACAGGCTTCGTTTTCCAGAACTGTGTGATCAATGGCACAGATGACTACATGACATTGTACCTTAAGAATCCAAAGGCACATAAGAATTACCTTGGGCGACCATGGAAAGAGTATTCAAGGACAGTTTTCATTCATTGCTACTTGGGGGCTCTGATCAGGCCAGAAGGGTGGCTACCATGGTCCGGCGATTTCGCACTCTCCACATTGTTCTACGGTGAGTTTGAGAATGTGGGTCCCGGTGCAAACCCATCGGCAAGGGTGAAATGGAGCAATCAGATTCCAGGGGAGCATGTTTCGGTGTATTCATTGGAGAATTTCATTCAAGGAGATGAGTGGCTACCATCAGCTCCTCCTCAGTAG